In the genome of Pseudomonas sp. HS6, one region contains:
- a CDS encoding cytosine permease, which translates to MATSATTSAPLIEKHTIGYVPPEDRHGKVRDLFTLWFGGNIAPLPIVTGALGVQLFHLNLVWGIVAILVGHLVGGVLMALHSAQGPQMGIPQMIQSRAQFGSLGALLVVLIAGVMYIGFFASNIVLAGKSLHGVVDSVPVPVGIVIGALGSGIIGIIGYRFIHVLNRIGTWVLGIGIVIGFGYILTHVQTADFLTRGSFNLSGWLATVSLAALWQIAFAPYVSDYSRYLPANVPVAATFWTTYLGSALGSSLSFIFGAVAVLATPVGMDTMDAVKLATGSIGPLMLVLFLLSVISHNALNLYGAVLSLITLVQTFAYRWIPTAKSRAVISLIVLLACCFAAVGASSDFIGHFVDMVLVLLVVLVPWTAINLIDFYAIHKGKYDIASIFQVDGGIYGRYNPQALLAYAIGIAVQIPFMNTPLYVGPVSAHINGADLSWLVGLLVTSPLYFWLASRDSAYRRRLMTGKLAGSL; encoded by the coding sequence ATGGCCACCTCTGCAACAACGTCCGCACCGCTCATTGAAAAACACACGATCGGCTACGTGCCGCCCGAAGATCGCCACGGAAAGGTCAGGGATCTGTTCACCCTCTGGTTCGGCGGCAATATCGCACCGCTGCCCATCGTCACCGGCGCCCTCGGCGTGCAACTGTTTCACCTGAATCTGGTGTGGGGCATCGTCGCCATTCTGGTCGGCCATCTGGTCGGCGGTGTGCTGATGGCGCTGCACTCGGCGCAAGGCCCGCAGATGGGCATCCCGCAGATGATCCAGAGCCGCGCGCAGTTCGGCTCCCTCGGGGCGCTGCTGGTGGTATTGATTGCCGGCGTCATGTACATCGGCTTCTTCGCCTCCAACATCGTACTGGCCGGCAAGTCCCTGCATGGCGTGGTCGACAGCGTTCCGGTGCCGGTCGGCATCGTCATCGGCGCGCTGGGCTCGGGAATCATCGGGATCATCGGTTACCGCTTCATCCACGTGCTCAACCGCATCGGCACTTGGGTGCTGGGGATCGGCATTGTAATCGGCTTCGGCTACATCCTGACTCACGTGCAGACGGCTGACTTCCTCACCCGGGGCAGTTTCAACCTCTCGGGCTGGCTCGCGACGGTGTCGCTGGCAGCGTTGTGGCAGATTGCGTTTGCGCCGTACGTGTCGGACTACTCACGCTATCTGCCGGCGAATGTGCCGGTGGCCGCGACGTTCTGGACCACTTACCTAGGTTCCGCGCTGGGCTCCAGCCTGTCGTTCATTTTCGGTGCAGTCGCCGTGCTGGCAACCCCGGTGGGCATGGACACCATGGACGCGGTGAAACTCGCCACCGGCTCGATCGGCCCGCTGATGCTGGTGCTGTTCCTGCTCAGCGTGATCAGCCACAACGCCCTCAACCTGTACGGCGCGGTACTGTCGCTGATCACCCTGGTGCAGACTTTCGCCTACCGCTGGATTCCGACCGCCAAGAGCCGCGCCGTGATTTCGCTGATCGTGCTACTCGCCTGCTGCTTCGCTGCGGTGGGCGCGTCGTCGGACTTCATCGGCCATTTCGTCGACATGGTGCTGGTGCTGCTGGTCGTGCTGGTGCCGTGGACCGCGATCAACCTGATCGACTTCTACGCGATTCACAAAGGCAAGTACGACATCGCCTCGATCTTCCAGGTCGATGGCGGCATCTACGGCCGCTACAACCCGCAAGCCTTGCTGGCGTATGCGATCGGCATCGCGGTACAGATTCCGTTCATGAACACGCCGCTGTACGTCGGTCCGGTGTCGGCACACATCAACGGCGCGGACCTTTCCTGGCTGGTGGGGTTGCTGGTGACGTCGCCGCTGTATTTCTGGCTGGCCAGTCGTGACAGCGCTTATCGTCGGCGGCTGATGACCGGGAAACTGGCGGGCAGTCTGTAA
- a CDS encoding helix-turn-helix domain-containing protein, giving the protein MAVNDSLPDTLCPIARAEAIVGDRWTVLVLRELFMGSHRYDEIQAQTGGTPQMVAARLKSLEADGLVERRLYNERPKRYEYHLTAKGDAFYPVVIALRAWGETWCKSPEEGLAVKMTHKNCNHSAGLGPLCDHCREPLRREDLISQPQEAYVAERQARREAFKAK; this is encoded by the coding sequence ATGGCTGTAAACGATAGTCTTCCCGATACGCTGTGCCCGATTGCCCGGGCCGAGGCGATCGTCGGCGACCGCTGGACGGTGCTGGTTTTGCGCGAATTGTTCATGGGCAGCCATCGTTACGACGAGATCCAGGCCCAGACCGGCGGTACGCCGCAGATGGTCGCAGCTCGTCTGAAAAGCCTGGAGGCGGACGGTCTGGTCGAGCGTCGCTTGTACAACGAGCGGCCGAAACGCTACGAGTACCACCTCACCGCCAAAGGCGACGCGTTCTATCCGGTGGTGATCGCGTTGCGTGCCTGGGGCGAAACCTGGTGCAAGTCACCGGAGGAAGGGCTGGCGGTGAAGATGACCCACAAGAACTGCAACCACAGCGCCGGCCTCGGACCGCTATGTGATCACTGCAGGGAACCGTTGCGACGCGAGGATCTGATCAGCCAGCCGCAAGAGGCTTATGTCGCCGAGAGGCAAGCGCGGCGTGAGGCGTTCAAGGCGAAATAG
- a CDS encoding isochorismatase family cysteine hydrolase — MSKPLYPLDRTAYLLVDPYNDFLSDGGKIFPLIKPIADQNGLLDNLRKLDRAVRALSIPVVIVPHHRWVKGDYENWDHPSPTQQKIMHMHHFARGEWGGEWHPDFAPKDGDIVVQEHWGSSGFANTDLDFRLKQKSITHVIIVGLLANTCIEATARYASELGYHVTLVRDATAAFKPEMMHSAHELNGPTFAHVVTTTDELIASLNTQGDSK; from the coding sequence ATGTCGAAACCTCTCTATCCACTCGACAGAACCGCCTACCTGCTGGTCGATCCGTACAACGATTTTCTCTCCGACGGCGGCAAAATCTTTCCGCTGATCAAACCGATCGCCGATCAGAACGGCCTGCTCGACAACCTGCGCAAACTCGACCGCGCCGTGCGGGCCTTGTCGATTCCGGTCGTCATCGTACCGCATCACCGCTGGGTCAAAGGCGACTACGAGAACTGGGATCACCCAAGCCCTACCCAACAAAAGATCATGCACATGCACCACTTTGCGCGTGGCGAATGGGGCGGTGAATGGCACCCGGATTTCGCGCCGAAGGACGGCGATATCGTGGTTCAGGAGCATTGGGGCTCCAGCGGTTTTGCCAACACCGACCTGGATTTTCGCCTGAAACAGAAGAGCATCACCCACGTAATCATCGTCGGCTTGCTGGCCAACACCTGCATCGAAGCCACCGCCCGCTACGCCAGCGAACTGGGCTACCACGTCACGCTGGTGCGCGACGCGACTGCTGCGTTCAAACCGGAGATGATGCATTCCGCCCATGAGCTGAACGGCCCGACCTTCGCCCATGTCGTCACGACCACCGACGAACTGATCGCCAGCCTCAACACACAGGGTGATTCGAAATGA
- a CDS encoding aldehyde dehydrogenase (NADP(+)) has translation MSLTGHLLIGASDVLATEGTMKALNPATNQLIEPEFAFGGATQVDQAATLADEAFESYSHTSLVERAAFLESIADNLDAVREELAARAALETGLPQAQLEGEAAKAATQFRQFADVVRKGRFLQLAIDPAQPERQPRPRMDHRLQKIAIGPVAIFGASNFPISYSVAGGDTASALAAGATVILKAHNAHPGASEIQARAIRKAVQTHGLHEGVFSMLRGGGNAIGEALVDHPLIKAVTFTGSELGGMALYRRAQLRPDPIPVFTEMTSVNPTFILPEALAARGAEIGDGFAERMLVNVGQACLCPSILIAVKGDGLHALRSAMIKRISDAPARTMLTPGIHGSYVKGLVAMESVGANLVAVGAPADGPFEGRSALLEVDGQRLLSEPALAHEVFGPAALLVTVNDEEELLAVARSFKGQLSAAIHLEDRDLDLARRLLPVLERRTGRIVVNAFAHPQEVTFATVHGGPFPATSDSRFTSVGMTSIERFLRPVAYQGFPDALLPEVLRDANPLDLPRSIDGH, from the coding sequence ATGAGTCTGACCGGCCACCTGCTGATCGGCGCCTCTGACGTCCTCGCCACCGAGGGGACGATGAAAGCGCTGAATCCGGCAACCAACCAATTGATCGAGCCAGAGTTCGCCTTCGGTGGCGCGACGCAGGTCGATCAGGCTGCAACCCTTGCCGACGAGGCATTCGAAAGCTACAGCCACACTTCGCTGGTCGAACGCGCGGCGTTTCTGGAGAGCATCGCCGACAACCTCGACGCCGTTCGTGAGGAACTGGCCGCCCGCGCCGCACTGGAAACCGGTCTGCCCCAGGCGCAACTGGAAGGCGAAGCTGCCAAAGCCGCGACACAGTTCCGTCAGTTCGCCGATGTGGTACGCAAAGGACGTTTCCTGCAACTGGCCATCGATCCGGCGCAACCTGAGCGCCAGCCCCGGCCACGGATGGATCATCGCCTGCAAAAGATTGCGATAGGCCCGGTGGCGATCTTCGGTGCCAGCAACTTCCCGATCTCCTATTCAGTGGCCGGCGGCGATACCGCTTCGGCGCTTGCGGCCGGTGCTACGGTGATTCTCAAGGCGCACAACGCCCACCCCGGCGCCTCGGAAATCCAGGCCCGCGCCATCCGCAAGGCTGTACAGACGCACGGTTTGCACGAAGGGGTTTTCTCCATGCTGCGCGGCGGCGGCAATGCCATCGGTGAGGCACTGGTCGATCATCCGCTGATCAAAGCCGTGACCTTCACAGGTTCGGAACTGGGTGGCATGGCGCTCTATCGCCGGGCACAGTTGCGCCCCGATCCGATCCCAGTGTTCACCGAAATGACCAGCGTCAACCCGACCTTCATCCTGCCCGAAGCGCTGGCGGCACGCGGCGCGGAGATCGGTGACGGTTTCGCCGAGCGGATGCTGGTCAACGTCGGGCAAGCCTGCCTGTGTCCGTCGATCCTGATCGCGGTCAAGGGCGATGGCCTGCACGCGTTGCGCAGCGCCATGATCAAACGGATCAGTGATGCACCGGCACGCACGATGCTGACCCCGGGGATTCACGGTTCATACGTCAAAGGGCTGGTGGCGATGGAAAGCGTTGGTGCGAATCTGGTGGCAGTCGGCGCACCAGCGGATGGCCCATTTGAAGGCCGCTCGGCGCTGCTGGAAGTGGATGGGCAACGCCTGCTCAGCGAACCAGCGCTGGCCCATGAAGTGTTTGGCCCGGCCGCGCTGCTGGTGACGGTCAACGATGAAGAAGAGTTGTTGGCGGTCGCCCGTTCGTTCAAGGGTCAACTCAGCGCGGCCATTCACCTTGAAGACCGCGACCTCGATCTGGCACGACGCCTGCTGCCGGTCCTCGAACGTCGCACCGGGCGCATCGTGGTCAACGCCTTCGCCCATCCGCAGGAAGTGACTTTCGCCACCGTACACGGCGGGCCGTTCCCGGCCACCTCGGATAGCCGCTTCACCTCGGTCGGCATGACCTCGATCGAGCGCTTTTTGCGGCCGGTGGCGTATCAGGGCTTTCCCGATGCGTTGCTGCCCGAGGTGTTGCGCGACGCCAATCCACTCGACCTGCCCCGCAGCATCGACGGCCATTGA
- a CDS encoding amino acid transporter, giving the protein MTAQEHLPDQEAWSPWTPTDLFQRLEHVERPWCIVGGWALDVWQGQQTRVHEDLEFTILREDFSAFREALGPLDFYAVKDGRFELLASNREPDCDIFQVWCFDTEAQAWRVDMMIEPGTPDRWVYKRDTSITGGRSEMVCTSDAGIPYLRPAAILLFKAKHLRAKDQADFNLTLPRLSPGERQWLMEHLTLVHPGHEWLAQICCWNRSLQPLMC; this is encoded by the coding sequence ATGACGGCTCAGGAACACCTGCCGGATCAAGAGGCATGGAGCCCTTGGACACCCACTGATTTATTCCAGCGACTCGAACACGTCGAGCGCCCTTGGTGCATCGTCGGCGGATGGGCGCTCGATGTCTGGCAGGGACAGCAAACCCGTGTGCATGAAGACCTTGAATTCACCATCCTGCGTGAGGATTTTTCGGCGTTTCGCGAGGCGCTGGGTCCTCTGGATTTCTATGCGGTCAAGGATGGACGTTTCGAGTTGCTGGCATCAAATCGCGAACCTGATTGCGACATTTTTCAGGTCTGGTGTTTTGACACTGAAGCGCAAGCCTGGCGGGTCGACATGATGATTGAACCGGGTACGCCAGACAGATGGGTTTACAAACGCGATACGTCGATCACTGGCGGGCGCAGTGAAATGGTCTGCACCAGCGATGCGGGCATTCCCTATCTCAGGCCGGCGGCCATTCTGTTGTTCAAGGCCAAACACCTCAGGGCAAAGGACCAAGCCGATTTCAATCTCACCTTGCCCAGGCTTTCGCCCGGGGAGCGCCAATGGTTGATGGAGCATCTGACGTTGGTACACCCGGGGCATGAATGGCTTGCGCAGATCTGTTGCTGGAATCGCAGCTTGCAGCCACTCATGTGCTGA
- a CDS encoding molybdopterin-binding protein: MKVSARNVFKGQVSQVQEGSVNAEVVLTLPGGEKLVAVVTLASLKSLGIAVGKEAVALVKAPWVMLMTESDGIRLSARNCLQGKVLSVTDGAVNAEVVIELAGGSKVYSIVTRDAVNELGLAAGVSATAVIKASHIILGVPA, translated from the coding sequence ATGAAAGTCAGTGCCCGCAATGTCTTCAAAGGTCAGGTCAGCCAGGTGCAGGAAGGCTCGGTCAACGCGGAAGTCGTCCTGACCCTGCCGGGCGGCGAGAAGCTGGTTGCCGTCGTGACCCTGGCCAGCCTCAAGAGCCTGGGCATCGCGGTGGGCAAAGAAGCCGTGGCCCTGGTCAAGGCGCCTTGGGTGATGCTGATGACCGAGTCCGACGGCATTCGCCTGTCGGCCCGCAACTGCCTGCAAGGCAAGGTGCTGAGCGTGACCGATGGCGCGGTCAACGCTGAAGTGGTGATCGAGCTGGCCGGCGGTTCGAAGGTCTATTCGATCGTGACCCGTGACGCGGTGAATGAGCTAGGTCTGGCGGCTGGCGTCAGTGCGACGGCGGTGATCAAGGCTTCGCACATCATCCTGGGTGTGCCGGCCTGA
- a CDS encoding M24 family metallopeptidase codes for MNANLSGKEAVGERFVLETMRHAQQLTWKAVDEIAKVIKPGMRESEAHARGKEILVELGMDRIWHPLLIRFGANTLKTFKERSEGDPVLGEEDIFFIDMGVVWEGHEGDAGATFITGSDPQMIACAAASKDLFDKVEAFWRQGVTGVELYRYATDQAEAMGWKLNLDIKGHRVSDFPHAIYRGGNLGDFDQAPNAGVWILEIQIEHPELPYGAFYEDLLI; via the coding sequence ATGAATGCCAATTTGAGCGGTAAAGAAGCGGTAGGCGAACGTTTTGTGCTGGAAACCATGCGCCACGCCCAGCAGTTGACCTGGAAGGCCGTGGATGAGATTGCCAAGGTGATCAAACCCGGCATGCGCGAATCGGAAGCCCATGCACGGGGCAAAGAAATTCTCGTCGAACTGGGCATGGATCGGATCTGGCATCCGCTGCTGATCCGCTTCGGTGCCAATACGCTCAAGACTTTCAAGGAGCGTTCCGAAGGCGATCCGGTATTGGGCGAGGAAGACATTTTCTTCATCGACATGGGCGTGGTCTGGGAAGGCCATGAAGGCGATGCCGGGGCGACGTTCATCACTGGCTCCGATCCGCAAATGATCGCCTGTGCGGCGGCCTCCAAGGATCTTTTCGACAAAGTCGAGGCCTTCTGGCGTCAGGGTGTGACCGGTGTCGAACTGTATCGCTACGCCACCGATCAGGCTGAGGCGATGGGCTGGAAGCTGAATCTGGACATCAAGGGCCACCGGGTCAGCGATTTTCCCCACGCGATTTATCGCGGCGGCAATCTCGGTGATTTCGATCAGGCTCCGAATGCCGGTGTGTGGATTCTGGAAATCCAGATCGAACATCCTGAGCTTCCGTACGGCGCCTTCTATGAAGACCTGCTGATCTGA
- a CDS encoding LysR family transcriptional regulator, with product MDLVQLEIFKAVAEHGSISAAAAQIHRVPSNLTTRIKQLEEDLGVDLFIREKSRLRLSPAGWSFLEYARRILDLVQEARATVAGEEPQGAFPLGSLESTAAVRIPGLLATYNQQHPKVDLDLSTGPSGTMIDGVLSGRLAAAFVDGPVLHPALEGIPAFEEEMVIISPLHHGPIKRAGDVNGENIYAFRSNCSYRHHFEKWFSTDAAVPGKIFEMESYHGMLACVSAGAGLALMPRSMLQSMPGCATVSVWPLAADFRYLTTWLVWRRGTVSRSLSMFVRLLEERGVVRADDPAA from the coding sequence GTGGATCTGGTGCAACTGGAAATCTTCAAGGCCGTTGCCGAGCACGGCAGCATCAGCGCGGCGGCGGCGCAGATCCATCGCGTGCCGTCGAACCTGACGACGCGCATCAAGCAGTTGGAAGAGGATCTGGGCGTCGACTTGTTCATCCGCGAGAAAAGCCGATTGCGTCTGTCGCCGGCCGGTTGGAGTTTTCTGGAGTACGCGCGGCGGATTCTCGACCTGGTGCAGGAAGCCCGCGCCACGGTGGCCGGCGAAGAGCCTCAGGGTGCATTCCCACTGGGGTCGCTGGAAAGTACCGCGGCAGTACGGATTCCCGGATTGCTGGCGACCTACAACCAGCAACACCCCAAGGTTGATCTGGACCTGTCGACCGGTCCCTCCGGGACGATGATCGACGGTGTGCTTTCCGGGCGTCTGGCGGCCGCGTTTGTCGACGGCCCGGTCCTGCATCCGGCGCTGGAAGGCATCCCGGCATTCGAAGAGGAAATGGTCATCATCTCGCCGCTCCATCACGGCCCGATCAAGCGCGCCGGGGATGTGAACGGCGAGAACATCTATGCGTTCCGCTCGAACTGCTCCTATCGCCATCACTTCGAAAAATGGTTCAGCACCGACGCCGCCGTGCCCGGCAAGATCTTCGAAATGGAGTCCTATCACGGCATGCTCGCCTGCGTCAGTGCGGGCGCCGGCCTGGCCCTGATGCCGCGCAGCATGCTGCAAAGCATGCCCGGTTGCGCGACCGTGAGTGTCTGGCCGCTGGCGGCGGATTTTCGCTATCTGACCACGTGGCTGGTGTGGCGGCGGGGCACGGTGTCGCGCAGTCTGAGCATGTTCGTGCGCTTGTTGGAGGAGCGCGGCGTGGTGCGTGCAGATGATCCGGCGGCGTGA
- a CDS encoding aldehyde dehydrogenase family protein, with protein sequence MSPISSQTHAISINPATGEQVGHYAFESAEALDAALTRAAFGFGKWKRKPLQDRSRALTALAGALRDSSEAMATMITQEMGKPIAQARGEIEKCAKLCEWYAEHGPAMLNAESTLVEGGKARIEYRPLGPILAVMPWNFPIWQVLRGAVPALIAGNTYVLKHAPNVMGSAYLLRDAFTRAGFADGVFEVINVTPEGVSTAIADPRIAAVTLTGSVRAGMAIGAQAGAALKKCVLELGGSDPFIVLNDADIDQAVQAAVIGRYQNSGQVCAAAKRLIIEEGVVEEFTRKFVEATRQLKMGDPMSADNYIGPMARFDLRDELDQQVRDTLEEGATLLLGGGKVEGSGNYYEPTVLADVTDRMTSFKQELFGPVASIITARDCAHAVALANDSEFGLTATIYTANVALAQQLTSELETGGVFINGYSASDPRVTFGGVKKSGFGRELSHFGVREFCNAQTVWLDRR encoded by the coding sequence ATGAGCCCGATTTCCAGCCAGACCCACGCCATTTCGATCAACCCCGCCACTGGCGAGCAGGTTGGTCACTACGCCTTCGAATCCGCTGAGGCCCTCGATGCCGCGCTGACCCGTGCCGCGTTCGGTTTCGGCAAGTGGAAACGCAAGCCGCTGCAAGACCGCTCCCGCGCCCTGACCGCGCTGGCCGGCGCCCTGCGTGACAGCAGCGAAGCCATGGCGACCATGATCACCCAGGAAATGGGCAAGCCGATCGCCCAGGCTCGTGGCGAAATCGAAAAATGCGCCAAGCTTTGCGAGTGGTACGCCGAACACGGCCCGGCCATGCTCAACGCCGAATCGACCCTGGTCGAAGGCGGCAAGGCGCGCATCGAATACCGCCCGCTGGGGCCAATCCTTGCGGTGATGCCGTGGAACTTCCCGATCTGGCAAGTGCTGCGCGGCGCCGTCCCGGCGCTGATCGCCGGCAACACCTACGTACTCAAGCATGCACCGAATGTGATGGGCAGCGCCTACCTGTTGCGCGACGCCTTCACCCGCGCCGGTTTCGCCGATGGCGTGTTTGAAGTAATCAACGTCACCCCGGAAGGCGTGTCCACCGCCATCGCCGACCCGCGCATTGCCGCCGTGACCCTGACCGGCAGCGTCCGCGCCGGCATGGCCATCGGCGCACAGGCCGGTGCTGCGCTGAAGAAATGCGTGCTGGAGCTGGGCGGTTCCGATCCGTTCATCGTGCTCAACGACGCCGATATCGATCAAGCCGTACAAGCAGCAGTGATCGGTCGTTACCAGAACTCGGGCCAGGTCTGCGCCGCCGCCAAACGTCTGATCATCGAAGAAGGCGTGGTCGAAGAGTTCACCCGCAAATTCGTCGAAGCCACCCGCCAGTTGAAGATGGGCGATCCGATGTCCGCCGACAACTACATCGGCCCGATGGCCCGTTTCGATCTGCGTGACGAACTGGATCAACAAGTGCGCGACACTTTGGAAGAAGGCGCCACCCTGCTGCTCGGTGGCGGCAAAGTAGAGGGTTCGGGCAACTACTACGAGCCGACCGTGCTGGCCGACGTCACCGACCGCATGACCTCGTTCAAACAGGAGCTGTTCGGCCCGGTGGCGTCGATCATCACCGCTCGCGACTGCGCCCACGCGGTAGCCCTGGCCAACGACAGCGAGTTCGGTCTGACCGCTACGATCTACACCGCCAACGTCGCCCTGGCCCAACAACTGACCAGCGAACTGGAAACCGGTGGTGTGTTCATCAACGGCTACTCCGCCAGCGACCCGCGCGTGACCTTCGGTGGCGTGAAGAAAAGCGGTTTCGGTCGCGAACTGTCGCACTTCGGTGTACGCGAGTTCTGCAACGCGCAGACCGTGTGGCTGGATCGCCGCTGA
- a CDS encoding MFS transporter, which yields MTSITQHRVARDKLLILAAICLSALVLPLSFTGGAVATPAIGRDLGGSPVALTWITNAFMLSFGSLLMAAGALADVYGRKRLFTGGMLLFTAASIAQSLAPSVFWLDVLRAIQGVAGAAALASGSAALAQEFEGHARTRAYSMLGTTFGIGLAFGPLVAGALIEAFNWRAIFVFTALIGVIAMVFGLPRMRETRDPDASGLDWPGTVTFSSMLALFTFGVIQAPESGWGSPLVVGLLGASALLLALFVIIEMRVKRPMLDLTLFRFPRFIGVQMLPIGTCYCYIVLVVMLPLRFIGVEGLSEIDAGLLLLALSAPMLVVPMLAASMTRFVSAGILSGVGFLIAAVGLHWLSLYNVGEPKFALVVPMVLIGIGAGLPWGLMDGLSVSVVPKERAGMAAGIFNTVRVAGEGIALASVAAMLASLLHTDLQAVAGGADAALIAETAHRVTTGDMAHAINTVPGLANERLVQGYASAFQYLLHILTLITLASAAVVLGLLSKERTVSEPKQAAA from the coding sequence ATGACATCCATAACTCAACATCGAGTCGCGCGCGACAAGTTGCTGATCCTCGCGGCCATTTGCCTGTCGGCACTGGTCCTTCCGTTAAGTTTTACCGGTGGTGCGGTGGCGACGCCGGCCATTGGCCGTGACCTGGGCGGCAGCCCGGTGGCGCTGACCTGGATCACCAATGCGTTCATGTTGTCTTTCGGCAGTCTGCTGATGGCGGCGGGGGCGTTGGCCGATGTCTATGGGCGCAAGCGCCTGTTCACGGGGGGCATGCTGCTATTTACCGCTGCGTCGATTGCCCAGAGCCTGGCGCCGTCGGTGTTCTGGCTGGATGTGTTGCGGGCGATTCAGGGCGTGGCCGGGGCGGCGGCGCTGGCCAGTGGTTCGGCGGCGCTTGCGCAGGAATTCGAAGGCCACGCGCGCACCCGTGCCTACAGCATGCTGGGCACCACGTTTGGCATCGGCCTGGCGTTCGGGCCGTTGGTGGCCGGGGCGTTGATCGAGGCGTTCAACTGGCGGGCGATCTTTGTCTTTACCGCGCTGATCGGTGTGATCGCAATGGTGTTCGGCCTGCCGCGCATGCGTGAGACCCGCGACCCCGACGCCAGCGGTCTCGACTGGCCGGGCACCGTGACGTTCAGTTCGATGCTGGCGCTGTTCACGTTCGGTGTGATCCAGGCTCCCGAAAGCGGTTGGGGCAGTCCGTTGGTGGTGGGGCTATTGGGTGCTTCGGCGTTGTTGCTGGCGCTGTTCGTCATCATCGAAATGCGCGTCAAACGTCCGATGCTTGATCTGACTTTGTTCCGTTTTCCGCGCTTTATCGGTGTGCAGATGCTGCCGATCGGCACCTGCTATTGCTACATCGTGCTGGTGGTCATGCTGCCGCTGCGGTTTATCGGCGTCGAAGGCTTGAGTGAAATCGATGCCGGCCTGCTGTTGCTGGCGCTGTCGGCGCCGATGCTGGTGGTGCCGATGCTGGCGGCGTCCATGACCCGGTTTGTCTCGGCCGGCATTTTGTCGGGTGTGGGCTTCCTGATTGCCGCCGTGGGGCTGCACTGGCTGAGCCTGTACAACGTCGGCGAGCCTAAATTCGCGTTGGTGGTGCCGATGGTGTTGATCGGGATTGGCGCGGGTCTGCCGTGGGGGTTGATGGACGGGCTGTCGGTCAGCGTGGTGCCGAAAGAACGCGCCGGCATGGCGGCCGGGATCTTCAACACGGTGCGGGTGGCGGGTGAGGGGATTGCACTGGCCAGCGTGGCGGCGATGCTTGCCTCGCTGCTGCATACCGATCTGCAGGCCGTGGCCGGTGGTGCAGACGCCGCGCTGATTGCCGAGACCGCACATCGGGTGACCACGGGTGACATGGCTCACGCGATCAACACTGTTCCAGGTCTGGCCAACGAACGTCTGGTGCAAGGCTACGCTTCGGCGTTCCAGTATCTGCTGCACATCCTGACGCTCATCACCCTGGCGTCGGCGGCCGTGGTGTTGGGGCTGTTGAGCAAGGAACGGACGGTATCGGAACCAAAACAGGCTGCGGCGTAA
- a CDS encoding LysR family transcriptional regulator, with translation MERADTSFPDIAAFVGVAQTGSFTRAAENLATSKSNVGKAVQRLESRLGTKLFQRTTRAVRLTEDGETYLIAAQAALDGLRDAAQALAARKEEPIGRVRLDIPSGFRQLFLPTISELRHRFPQVTLELSMTDRMSDAVGEGWDIVVRAGALPQDSEMTVRKLCNTSLRLYASPDYLARHAPIETPADLVQHDAVIFRGFTGKLRPWSLTENGHLRELAPPPVIVLSDGQAVIDATVIGLGISQLFDKVAQPYVDCGRLVPVLPGVDSPGPPVHALIPLGSRMPAKTRAVLNYLADRLR, from the coding sequence ATGGAACGCGCCGATACTTCATTTCCCGACATTGCCGCCTTCGTCGGTGTCGCCCAGACCGGCAGCTTCACCCGCGCCGCGGAGAACCTGGCGACCAGCAAATCCAATGTCGGCAAGGCTGTGCAGCGCCTCGAATCGCGGCTCGGCACCAAGCTGTTCCAACGCACCACACGCGCCGTCCGACTGACCGAAGACGGCGAGACCTATCTGATAGCTGCCCAGGCCGCACTCGATGGCTTGCGCGACGCCGCCCAGGCGCTGGCGGCGCGCAAAGAGGAGCCGATCGGTCGCGTGCGACTGGACATTCCTTCGGGCTTTCGCCAGTTGTTTCTGCCGACCATTTCCGAACTGCGTCATCGCTTCCCGCAGGTCACGCTGGAGCTGTCGATGACCGACCGCATGTCCGATGCGGTCGGCGAAGGCTGGGACATCGTCGTACGCGCCGGCGCGCTGCCCCAGGACAGCGAAATGACCGTGCGCAAGTTGTGCAACACCTCGCTGCGTCTTTACGCGTCACCCGATTACCTGGCCCGTCACGCGCCCATCGAAACGCCGGCGGATCTGGTGCAGCACGACGCGGTGATTTTCCGGGGTTTCACCGGCAAACTGCGGCCGTGGTCGCTGACCGAAAACGGCCATTTGCGCGAACTGGCACCACCCCCGGTGATCGTCCTTTCGGATGGTCAGGCGGTGATTGATGCGACCGTGATCGGTCTTGGTATTTCGCAGCTTTTCGACAAAGTGGCCCAGCCCTACGTCGACTGCGGCAGGCTGGTCCCGGTGCTCCCAGGCGTGGATTCGCCCGGCCCGCCGGTGCATGCCCTGATACCCCTCGGCAGCCGCATGCCGGCAAAAACCCGCGCCGTGCTCAACTACCTTGCCGACCGCCTGCGCTGA